One region of Limnospira fusiformis SAG 85.79 genomic DNA includes:
- a CDS encoding N-acetyltransferase gives MSEVEFQQITLENPDFAKAIALYQQSFLPQEIIPIPIISRSLKLGNIQLWGGYYQQEFALMSIVHPLPNSEFVLLGYLATVPHLRNIKIGSRFLEYIINVVQQDDKSLILEVEHPDFGENRQLKQRRVAFYRRLGAKIFQDIIYIFPALDGTTTTEMMLMIIGEKHHDKLPQTLVQQLIRDLYSEVYNCNPDDSIFNWIADIKHDINLVS, from the coding sequence ATGTCCGAGGTCGAGTTCCAACAAATTACCCTCGAAAATCCTGATTTTGCCAAGGCGATCGCACTCTATCAACAGAGTTTTTTACCCCAGGAAATCATCCCCATTCCCATCATATCCCGGTCGCTCAAGTTAGGCAATATTCAACTATGGGGGGGATATTATCAGCAAGAATTTGCCCTGATGTCCATTGTCCATCCTCTGCCAAATTCCGAATTTGTTTTGTTAGGATATTTAGCCACCGTTCCCCATTTAAGAAACATTAAAATCGGTTCTCGGTTTTTAGAGTATATTATCAATGTGGTTCAACAGGATGATAAATCACTTATCCTAGAGGTGGAACATCCAGATTTTGGCGAAAATCGCCAGTTAAAACAGCGCCGCGTTGCCTTTTATCGAAGGTTAGGCGCTAAGATATTTCAGGATATTATCTACATTTTTCCTGCCTTAGATGGCACTACAACCACCGAAATGATGTTAATGATTATCGGCGAAAAACATCATGACAAGTTACCCCAAACCCTTGTACAGCAGTTAATCCGCGACTTATATTCAGAGGTCTATAACTGCAATCCTGATGACTCGATTTTTAATTGGATTGCAGATATAAAACACGACATTAATTTGGTTAGTTAG
- a CDS encoding ABC1 kinase family protein has translation MTAKPVLPTLSEADSNSLTPKALETEAIDVNYSETIDTPANSEDVLLRYDPEAIANHYRSRIFEVWGRLLSIIWKLGFWYWGIWSDRRFARGDRNQRKRAIQLRNLLTELGPAFIKIGQALSTRPDLVPPLYLEELTKLQDQLPPFPNEVAYRFIEEELGARPENIYAELSRDPLAAASLGQVYKGKLKTGETVAVKVQRPDLCERIGLDIYILRTLAIWANNNLKFIRSDLVAIMDELGSRIYEEMDYNQEGHNAERFQELYGHLKDIYVPRIYWEYTGRRVLTMEWVTGTKLTNLEEIAAQGIDARYLIEVGVQCSLRQLLEHGFFHADPHPGNLLASPDGKLVYLDFGMMSEVKPYQRYGLLEAVVHLVNRDFEGLANDYVKLEFLSPDTDLTPIIPALGEVFNNALGASVAELNFKSITDELSALMYEYPFKVPAYYALIIRSLVTLEGIAINVDPNFKVLSKAYPYVAKRLLSDPSPELRTSLRLLLFKDGSFRWNRLENLLKNAKNSDDYDINKVLDQTLDFLFSERGEFIRENLARELVNNIDLASQSAIAKAQRTIAQWMGVKTKTPVKPVSETDSKNLDHVQRIIAILQETKGFDPMLLVQRVPNLLGKPEVRDLSQQVAGDLAQRAIARLLREMLASDESNPASQNGNSAKPAEVKPFPQLSLPAAFRFDN, from the coding sequence ATGACAGCTAAACCAGTGTTGCCTACATTGTCCGAGGCTGACTCCAACTCACTAACGCCGAAAGCACTCGAAACCGAGGCTATTGATGTGAACTACTCGGAAACCATAGATACACCAGCCAACTCGGAGGATGTCTTATTGCGTTATGACCCCGAAGCGATCGCCAATCATTATCGTTCGCGGATTTTTGAGGTTTGGGGTCGCCTGTTGTCAATTATCTGGAAACTAGGATTCTGGTATTGGGGAATTTGGAGCGATCGCCGATTTGCTAGAGGCGATCGTAATCAGCGAAAACGAGCCATTCAACTGCGAAACCTGCTAACCGAACTCGGTCCAGCCTTCATCAAAATCGGACAAGCCTTATCAACCCGTCCTGATTTAGTACCGCCACTATATCTTGAGGAATTAACCAAACTCCAGGACCAATTACCCCCCTTCCCCAACGAAGTAGCCTATCGGTTTATTGAAGAGGAATTAGGCGCGCGACCAGAAAACATCTATGCTGAACTTAGCCGCGACCCCCTCGCCGCCGCGTCCCTGGGACAAGTTTATAAAGGCAAACTGAAAACAGGTGAAACCGTAGCCGTCAAAGTTCAGCGTCCTGACCTGTGCGAAAGAATAGGACTAGATATTTATATTCTGCGAACTTTGGCAATTTGGGCGAATAATAACTTGAAATTTATTCGCAGCGACTTAGTAGCGATTATGGATGAGTTGGGGAGTCGCATTTATGAAGAAATGGACTACAACCAAGAAGGTCATAATGCGGAACGCTTCCAAGAACTCTACGGACATTTAAAAGATATTTATGTACCCCGTATCTATTGGGAATATACCGGACGGCGGGTGCTAACAATGGAGTGGGTGACGGGAACCAAACTCACGAATTTAGAAGAAATTGCGGCTCAGGGAATTGATGCTCGTTATTTGATTGAAGTGGGGGTGCAATGTTCCCTCCGTCAACTCCTAGAACATGGCTTTTTTCATGCTGACCCTCACCCCGGAAACTTGCTGGCTAGTCCAGATGGCAAGTTAGTTTATCTCGATTTCGGGATGATGAGCGAGGTTAAACCCTATCAGCGTTATGGTCTACTAGAAGCAGTGGTGCATCTAGTTAATCGGGATTTTGAAGGTTTAGCCAACGACTATGTAAAACTGGAGTTTTTGAGTCCTGACACTGACCTAACCCCGATTATCCCAGCTTTAGGGGAAGTTTTTAATAATGCTTTGGGTGCTAGTGTAGCCGAGTTGAATTTTAAAAGCATTACCGATGAACTTTCGGCTTTGATGTATGAGTACCCGTTTAAGGTTCCGGCTTATTATGCGCTAATTATCCGATCGCTGGTAACTTTAGAGGGAATTGCGATTAATGTAGACCCCAATTTTAAAGTTCTCAGCAAAGCCTATCCTTATGTAGCCAAACGCTTGTTAAGTGACCCATCGCCAGAGTTGCGAACTTCTCTGCGCCTACTACTATTTAAAGATGGTTCCTTCCGGTGGAATCGTTTGGAAAATTTGCTGAAAAATGCTAAAAATAGCGATGATTATGATATCAATAAGGTTCTGGATCAGACTTTAGATTTCCTGTTCTCGGAAAGAGGAGAGTTTATCCGAGAAAATCTGGCGCGGGAACTGGTTAATAATATTGATTTGGCTTCCCAAAGTGCGATCGCTAAAGCACAAAGGACTATTGCTCAATGGATGGGGGTTAAGACTAAAACACCGGTCAAGCCAGTATCAGAAACTGACAGCAAAAATCTTGATCATGTTCAGCGGATTATTGCTATTCTTCAGGAAACTAAAGGTTTCGACCCCATGCTATTAGTCCAGCGGGTTCCCAACTTATTAGGAAAACCGGAAGTCCGAGATTTGAGTCAGCAGGTCGCGGGAGATTTAGCACAAAGAGCGATCGCTCGTCTCCTTCGAGAGATGTTAGCCTCGGATGAATCTAACCCCGCATCCCAAAACGGAAATTCGGCTAAACCCGCTGAGGTTAAACCTTTCCCACAATTATCTCTCCCCGCCGCCTTTCGGTTTGATAATTAA
- the smc gene encoding chromosome segregation protein SMC, translated as MVHIKRVELTNFKSFGGTTSIPLLPGFTVVSGPNGSGKSNILDALLFALGLSSSKGMRAERLPDLVNNSQSRKTTVETRVTVTFDLSDLTFAELEEEPTELEGEGETGARGLVAEGEWSVTRKLRVTKQGTYTSTYYINGEPCTQTELHEQLNRLRIYPEGYNVVLQGDVTGIITMKPRERREIIDELAGVAQFDRKIVLAREKLDTVKEREERSRIVEQELISQRDRLAKDRAQAMKYQQLKAELQEKSLWWAVLNYQTLQQQLWRYREQIEAGDRSHSELTEQFQLQQSQIKQATTTLEALNALVKAMGEEELLQLQSTLATQEAELASQQQRRRELETAAQKASEQLGQTQAAIEEHSQTLANLQAQKKTETELEQQRESDRHVAETSLNQTRREADQIANQAESWMVQQTDLHRQIEALQKSLNPQKTEQARLRERAEQLARQTQEREQALESLQGELTTHQQTLQRATSGVSEATAQVESLSRIVTAVEEDLSVQQDTLNRLLEEQRERQRKLDRLEAEQQARAEAAGTYATMAIQKAGLTGVCGLVCQLGRVEPQYQLALDIAAGGRLGHIVVEDDTVAAEAIALLKRQKAGRATFLPLNKIRPSSERMETYTRLSLDGLVDLAVNLIEYDRPYHGIFRYVFGTTLVFKSLNQARRYLGQYRMVTLDGELLESSGAMTGGSSTSRSSLHFGSADNQLRAATGAIASLKERLAEIERILTRCHQAITEGTQTVKQRSAELIEAKQNLREATQQVAQVQSQIVAITTTIEQTRSQLNTAQQELSTARERLAALDSTIPAAEQQLQSDRETLAQLERTNSHTEWQQIQVRLRQQEAHLQAQETALREVQQRLGYIETTTAALGEKLAADHLRAADFQQQQQSLNQQITDTQNRITTINSQISQTRAAISQVEQRLGTAKQERDRAEAQLREMQTAQSQLEWQIQKLEETQQGRREQLNIKQQQLETQKAELPDPLPTIPEKLDLATLQREIKSLTKRMEDLEPVNMLALEEYEHTTTRLEELSQKLATLHGERTELLLRIENFTTLRRRAFQEAFDAVNQNFQTIFAELSEGDGYLQIDDPEDPFNSGLNLVAHPKGKPVQRLTSMSGGEKSLTALSFIFALQRYRPSPFYAFDEVDMFLDGANVERLAKMIKGQAEQAQFIVVSLRRPMMEASQRTIGVTQARGAYTQVLGIKLS; from the coding sequence ATGGTTCACATTAAGCGCGTGGAACTTACCAACTTTAAATCCTTCGGTGGCACTACATCAATTCCCCTGCTACCGGGGTTTACTGTGGTGTCTGGACCGAATGGTTCTGGGAAATCCAACATTCTTGATGCTCTATTATTCGCGCTAGGTCTGTCTTCCTCGAAAGGAATGCGCGCGGAAAGATTACCTGATTTGGTGAATAATTCCCAAAGCCGGAAAACGACGGTAGAAACTCGGGTTACGGTTACCTTTGACCTATCAGACCTAACATTTGCAGAACTAGAAGAGGAACCGACGGAACTGGAAGGGGAGGGAGAAACGGGAGCAAGGGGACTGGTAGCTGAGGGGGAATGGAGTGTGACCCGGAAATTGCGGGTGACGAAACAGGGAACTTATACCTCCACCTACTACATTAATGGGGAACCCTGTACGCAAACAGAACTACACGAACAACTAAACCGTCTGCGGATCTACCCAGAAGGTTATAACGTGGTGCTTCAGGGAGACGTGACGGGTATTATCACGATGAAACCCAGGGAAAGGCGGGAAATTATCGACGAACTGGCGGGAGTGGCACAATTCGATCGCAAAATTGTTCTAGCGCGGGAAAAACTGGATACAGTGAAGGAACGGGAGGAACGTAGCCGCATAGTTGAACAGGAACTTATTAGCCAACGCGATCGCCTAGCGAAGGACCGCGCCCAAGCTATGAAATATCAGCAACTCAAAGCTGAATTACAGGAAAAAAGCCTTTGGTGGGCGGTACTAAACTATCAAACCCTACAACAACAACTCTGGCGGTACAGGGAACAAATAGAAGCAGGCGATCGCAGTCATAGTGAATTGACGGAACAATTCCAGTTGCAGCAAAGCCAAATTAAACAAGCAACCACTACCCTGGAAGCATTAAACGCTCTAGTAAAAGCCATGGGGGAAGAGGAACTGCTGCAACTCCAGTCTACCCTGGCTACCCAGGAAGCGGAATTGGCTTCTCAGCAGCAAAGGCGGCGGGAATTGGAAACGGCGGCGCAAAAGGCGAGTGAGCAGCTCGGACAAACTCAAGCGGCTATTGAAGAACATAGCCAAACCCTGGCTAATTTGCAAGCCCAAAAAAAGACGGAAACCGAGTTAGAACAACAACGGGAAAGCGATCGCCATGTGGCAGAAACTAGCCTTAACCAAACCCGTAGGGAAGCGGACCAAATAGCCAACCAAGCGGAAAGTTGGATGGTACAACAGACGGACCTACACCGCCAAATAGAAGCCTTGCAAAAAAGCCTGAACCCCCAAAAGACAGAACAAGCGAGACTGCGGGAGAGGGCGGAACAGTTGGCGCGCCAAACCCAGGAAAGGGAACAGGCGCTAGAATCTTTACAAGGGGAATTAACTACCCACCAGCAAACCCTGCAAAGGGCAACCAGTGGGGTTAGCGAGGCGACGGCTCAGGTAGAGTCTCTCTCGCGGATAGTTACGGCGGTAGAAGAAGATCTGTCTGTCCAACAAGACACCCTTAACCGCTTATTAGAAGAACAGCGGGAACGTCAACGCAAGCTAGACCGCCTAGAAGCTGAACAACAAGCCCGAGCGGAGGCGGCGGGGACCTATGCGACCATGGCGATTCAAAAAGCGGGGTTAACTGGGGTCTGTGGTTTGGTCTGTCAGTTGGGGAGGGTAGAGCCTCAATACCAACTAGCCCTAGACATTGCGGCGGGAGGTAGATTAGGGCATATAGTGGTGGAAGATGATACGGTGGCGGCGGAAGCGATCGCCCTGTTGAAACGACAAAAAGCCGGACGGGCTACGTTTCTCCCCCTCAACAAAATCAGACCATCATCAGAGAGAATGGAAACTTATACTCGGCTCTCCCTGGATGGCTTAGTAGACCTGGCGGTAAATTTAATTGAATACGATCGCCCTTATCATGGCATTTTCCGATATGTGTTTGGCACAACCTTAGTATTTAAGTCCCTAAATCAAGCCCGGCGCTATCTGGGACAATATCGGATGGTGACATTAGATGGGGAATTGTTAGAATCTAGTGGAGCCATGACCGGGGGCAGTAGCACATCCCGTTCTAGCCTACACTTTGGCAGTGCAGATAATCAACTTAGAGCCGCCACTGGTGCGATCGCCTCTCTCAAAGAAAGATTAGCGGAAATAGAACGTATCCTCACCCGTTGCCATCAAGCTATTACAGAAGGCACACAAACTGTTAAACAACGTTCTGCGGAATTAATCGAGGCTAAACAAAATCTGCGAGAGGCTACCCAACAGGTGGCTCAAGTCCAGTCGCAAATTGTGGCTATCACCACCACCATAGAACAAACACGATCGCAACTAAACACCGCCCAGCAAGAATTATCCACCGCCAGGGAACGTCTAGCAGCACTAGATAGCACCATTCCCGCCGCAGAACAACAACTACAAAGCGATCGGGAAACCCTAGCCCAATTGGAAAGAACCAACAGCCACACGGAATGGCAACAGATACAAGTTCGCCTCCGCCAACAAGAAGCGCACCTACAAGCCCAAGAAACGGCTCTGCGAGAGGTTCAACAGCGGTTAGGGTACATTGAGACCACTACAGCCGCCCTGGGCGAAAAATTAGCAGCCGACCATCTCCGCGCCGCCGACTTCCAGCAGCAGCAACAGTCCCTTAACCAACAAATCACCGACACCCAAAACCGCATCACCACCATCAATAGCCAAATTAGCCAAACCCGCGCAGCCATCTCCCAGGTTGAGCAACGTTTGGGAACCGCCAAACAAGAACGCGATCGCGCCGAAGCACAACTACGGGAAATGCAAACCGCCCAGTCGCAGTTGGAATGGCAGATCCAGAAACTTGAGGAAACCCAACAGGGACGGCGTGAACAACTGAACATTAAACAGCAACAGCTAGAGACCCAAAAAGCTGAACTTCCCGACCCACTACCGACCATTCCCGAAAAACTGGATCTAGCTACCCTCCAACGAGAGATTAAATCCCTGACCAAGCGGATGGAAGATCTAGAACCTGTGAATATGTTAGCCTTGGAAGAGTACGAGCATACTACTACCCGCCTAGAGGAGTTAAGCCAAAAATTGGCTACCCTACACGGGGAGAGGACAGAGCTACTATTACGCATTGAAAACTTTACGACTCTCCGCCGTCGCGCTTTTCAGGAAGCCTTTGATGCAGTTAACCAAAACTTCCAAACCATTTTTGCCGAATTGTCGGAGGGAGATGGATATTTACAAATTGATGACCCAGAAGACCCCTTTAATAGCGGTCTAAATTTAGTGGCTCACCCCAAGGGTAAGCCTGTACAGCGACTAACTTCTATGTCGGGAGGGGAGAAGTCCCTAACGGCGCTAAGTTTTATTTTTGCCCTCCAGCGTTACCGACCCTCCCCATTTTATGCCTTCGATGAGGTGGATATGTTCTTGGACGGAGCGAATGTGGAACGATTAGCTAAAATGATTAAAGGACAAGCAGAACAAGCCCAGTTTATTGTAGTTAGTCTGCGTCGCCCCATGATGGAAGCCTCCCAGCGGACGATTGGAGTTACACAAGCTAGGGGGGCTTATACTCAGGTTCTGGGTATCAAATTATCGTAA